TATAGTTTGAATTGGGCGATAGGACTGGGAAAATTTTGTGGGTGATGCAGACCCGCTTAACCACGCAAAGGAACGTTGCTGCTAGACTCGGTTTAATTGCGCGTAGGCGTAGCCAAACTAGGTATTGCTCCGACTCATTGAATTTTGAATTGTTTAATGATGGCTATCAGCATGAGATTTATTGGAAAATTTTACTTTTGGCAAAAATATTTGGTAAACAATCTGAAAAGCGGCAACCTCAGCTTGTAGATACAGTATATATTTACATCCATGATATACAGGTAAGTTGGTGTTAAAAATTAACATAGTATGCCGAAAAATAAAATCAGCGAACAGCTTATAAATCTGTCGTTCAAACCGTTATACAAAACTAAACATACATGAGTTTTACTATGCTGACTTACTTATATAGTCTATTCTCAACTGGTATATTCCTAGTAAAAAAGCGATATTGAATGTAAGACAATATGGTTTTTCGTATTACAAAAAAGTAGATTAAAATACTTATAATTGATCTTTATCTATCCTGATTAGTTATCAATGGTTACTCAATATGTAATCTTATATTTTATTTTACAAGCATTTTTAAATGTTCTATAATGGCGAAATGAGAGAATTATTTACACAAATCAGAGTGACATAATTATGAGAGAACAAGTAAAAGTTATTAAGCTCAGTGGTAATTTGAACGCCACAACTTCACAAGAATTTCGACAAAATATCACTGATATTCTAGAGAAGGGTGCGAAAATCGTGTTAGTTGATTTTAAAGATGTAACCTTTATGGATAGTTCCGGTTTGGGAGCTTTAGTATTAGCTTTTAAAACCTTGCGTGCAGCAGATACTAAACTTGTTCTCTGCTCAATTAATGAGCAAGTCAGGATATTATTTGAACTGACTAATATGGATAAAGTATTTGAAATATTCCCTAGTCAAGATGCATTTAATCAAGTTTTAGTTTCCAATACTTAATTAATCAAACTTCATTTGCAAAATAGATAAATCATCATCAAAAGCATCTTTGGAGTTCAG
This Nostoc sp. C052 DNA region includes the following protein-coding sequences:
- a CDS encoding STAS domain-containing protein: MREQVKVIKLSGNLNATTSQEFRQNITDILEKGAKIVLVDFKDVTFMDSSGLGALVLAFKTLRAADTKLVLCSINEQVRILFELTNMDKVFEIFPSQDAFNQVLVSNT